A part of Setaria viridis chromosome 8, Setaria_viridis_v4.0, whole genome shotgun sequence genomic DNA contains:
- the LOC117833194 gene encoding probable leucine-rich repeat receptor-like protein kinase IMK3 gives MLPPRRRPTRLPFLLRCCCAALLLLLTPPPAAAQGHHRHHPAGDGVVISQADYQGLQAIRHDLADPYGILRSWNDSGLTACSGAWAGIKCVLGSVVAITLPWRGLGGTLSQRGLGQLTRLRRLSLHDNAIAGPIPASLGFLPDLRGVYLFNNRFSGAVPASIGGCVALQSFDASNNRLTGAVPPAIANSTKLIRLNLSRNALSDQIPAEVVASASLLFLDLSYNNLSGPIPDAFAGSTKSPSKLLLNKDSITGSYQLVFLSLAHNSLDGPIPDSLTKLTKLQQLDLAGNNNLNGTIPAELGSLADLKALDLSGNDLSGDIPPSLDNLTATLQSFNVSYNNLSGAVPASLANKFGEPAFIGNILLCGYSASTPCPASPSPAPSSTAEEARGRRKFSTKELVLIIAGIVVGVLILLLLCCLLLCFLTRKRSSSTSTSAARSGKQAPKDAAAAGRSEKPGSGAAEVESGGDVGGKLVHFDGPLAFTADDLLCATAEILGKSTYGTVYKATLEDGSLVAVKRLREKITKGHKEFEAEAALLGRIRHPNLLALRAYYLGPKGEKLLVFDYMPKGNLSTFLHARAPNTTVDWATRMTIAKGTARGLAYLHDDMNIVHGNLTASNVVLDEQCNPKISDFGLSRLMTTAANSNVLAAAGALGYRAPELSKLKKANAKTDVYSLGVIVLELLTGKNPAESTNGMDLPQWVASIVKEEWTSEVFDLELMRDAATGPVGDELMDTLKLALHCVDPAPSVRPEAREVLRQLEQIRPGSDGGAGPSEEGAGAHVPVASAGDDE, from the exons atgctgccgccgcggcggaggccgacgcgcctccccttcctcctccgctgctgctgcgccgcgctcctcctcctgctcactccaccgcccgccgccgctcaaggccaccaccgccaccaccccgcGGGCGACGGCGTCGTCATCTCCCAGGCCGACTACCAGGGCCTGCAGGCCATCCGCCACGACCTCGCCGACCCCTACGGCATCctccgctcctggaacgactccGGCCTCACCGCCTGCTCCGGCGCCTGGGCCGGCATCAAGTGCGTCCTCGGCAGCGTCGTCGCCATCACGCTCCCAtggcgggggctcgggggcacCCTCTCCCAGCGCGGCCTCGGCCAGCTCACCCGCCTCCGAAGGCTCAGCCTCCACGACAACGCCATCGCGGGCCCCATCCCGGCCTCGCTTGGATTCCTCCCCGACCTCCGCGGCGTCTACCTCTTCAACAACCGCTTCTCCGGCGCCGTCCCCGCGTCCATCGGAGGATGCGTCGCGCTCCAGTCCTTCGACGCCAGCAACAACCGCCTCACCGGCGCCGTCCCGCCCGCCATCGCCAACTCCACCAAGCTCATCCGCCTCAACCTCAGCCGCAACGCGCTCTCCGATCAGATCCCCGCCGAggtcgtcgcctccgcctcgctccTCTTCCTCGACCTCTCCTACAACAACCTCTCCGGCCCCATACCCGACGCCTTCGCCGGCTCCACCAAGTCGCCTTCTAAGCTCCTCCTCAACAAGGACTCCATCACCGGGAGCTACCAGCTCGTCTTCCTCAGCCTCGCGCACAACTCCCTCGACGGGCCCATTCCCGATTCCCTCACGAAGCTCACCAAGCTGCAGCAGCTCGACCTCGCCGGGAACAACAACCTCAACGGCACCATCCCCGCCGAGCTCGGCTCCCTCGCCGACCTCAAGGCGCTCGACCTCTCCGGCAACGACCTCAGCGGCGACATCCCGCCGAGCCTCGACAACCTCACCGCCACGCTCCAGTCATTCAACGTCTCCTACAACAACCTCTCCGGCGCGGTGCCGGCGTCCCTCGCCAACAAGTTCGGGGAGCCCGCCTTCATCGGGAACATCCTGCTCTGCGGATACTCTGCTTCCACGCCCTGCCCGGCGTCCCCGTCCCCGGCGCCATCTTCAACCGCCGAGgaggcgcgcggccgccgcaaGTTCAGCACCAAGGAGCTCGTACTCATCATCGCCGGGatcgtcgtcggcgtcctcaTCCTGCTGCTCCTCTGCTGCCTCCTGCTGTGCTTCCTCACAAGGAAGAGGTCGTCTTCCACCAGCACAAGTGCAGCAAGGAGCGGGAAGCAGGCGCCCAAGGatgccgcggcggccgggcgcaGCGAGAAGCCAGGGTCGGGCGCGGCGGAGGTCGAGTCCGGCGGCGACGTGGGCGGCAAGCTCGTGCACTTCGACGGGCCGCTGGCGTTCACGGCGGACGACCTGCTGTGCGCCACGGCGGAGATCTTGGGGAAGAGCACCTACGGCACGGTGTACAAGGCCACGCTGGAGGACGGCAGCCTGGTTGCCGTCAAGCGCCTCAGGGAGAAGATCACCAAGGGCCACAAGGAGTTCGAGGCCGAGGCGGCCTTGCTCGGCAGGATCCGCCATCCCAACCTGCTGGCGCTCAGGGCCTACTACCTGGGGCCCAAGGGGGAGAAGCTGCTCGTCTTCGATTACATGCCCAAGGGCAACCTCTCAACATTCTTGCACG CTCGCGCACCGAATACGACGGTGGACTGGGCGACACGGATGACAATCGCCAAGGGCACAGCCCGTGGCCTGGCCTACCTCCACGACGACATGAACATCGTGCACGGCAACCTGACCGCCAGCAACGTCGTCCTCGATGAGCAATGCAACCCCAAGATCTCCGACTTCGGGCTGTCCCGTCTCATGACGACCGCGGCGAACTCGAacgtgctggcggcggcgggcgccctgGGGTACCGCGCGCCGGAGCTGTCGAAGCTGAAGAAGGCGAACGCGAAGACGGACGTGTACAGCCTGGGCGTGATCGTCCTGGAGCTGCTGACAGGCAAGAACCCCGCGGAGAGCACCAACGGCATGGACCTGCCGCAGTGGGTGGCGTCCATCGTGAAGGAGGAATGGACCAGCGAGGTATTCGACCTGGAGCTGATGCGCGACGCCGCCACGGGGCCCGTCGGCGACGAGCTGATGGACACGCTGAAGCTGGCACTGCACTGCGTGGACCCGGCGCCGTCGGTAAGGCCCGAGGCCCGGGAGGTGCTGCGGCAGCTCGAGCAGATCAGGCCGGGATCGGATGGCGGCGCCGGGCCGAGCGAGGAAGGTGCCGGCGCGCATGTGCCAGTGGCTTCTGCAGGAGACGatgagtag
- the LOC140223561 gene encoding PRA1 family protein B2-like: MAAPSPPLLPTSVAPAATPTPTPIPTAVSSADVAADANPAAARAFLSRLLDSARRALSGARPWSELADRSALSRPDSLSDATSRLRKNLAYFRVNYAAVVALSLAAALLAHPFSLAALLALLAAWCLLYILRPADAPPLAAFGRTFSDKEVLGGLIASSAFVVFLTSVGSLIFSALALGAAVVCAHGAFRVPEDLFLDEPDQAAGSGNPLLSFIANATGGVGGGRV, encoded by the coding sequence ATGGCCGCGCCCTCccctccgctcctccccacctccGTCGCCCCGGCGGCAACACCAACCCCCACCCCCATCcccaccgccgtctcctccgccgacgtcgccgccgacgccaacccggccgcggcgcgcgccttCCTCTCCCGCCTCCTCGACTCCGCCAGGCGCGCGCTCTCCGGCGCCCGCCCCTGGTCCGAGCTCGCCGACCGCTCCGCGCTCTCCCGCCCGGACTCCCTCTCCGACGCCACCTCCCGCCTCCGCAAGAATCTCGCCTACTTCCGCGTCAactacgccgccgtcgtcgcgctctccctcgccgccgccctcctcgcccACCCCTTCTcgctcgccgccctcctcgcccTGCTCGCCGCCTGGTGCCTCCTCTACATCCTCCGCCCCGCCGACGCGCCGCCTCTCGCCGCGTTCGGGCGCACCTTCTCCGATAAGGAGGTGCTCGGGGGCCTCATCGCATCCTCGGCCTTCGTCGTCTTCCTCACCTCCGTCGGCTCGCTCATCTTCTCCGCGCTcgccctcggcgccgccgtcgtctgcGCGCACGGCGCGTTCCGCGTCCCGGAGGACCTCTTCCTCGACGAGCCCGACCaggccgccggcagcggcaaCCCGCTGCTGTCCTTCATCGCCAACGCCACAGGAGGAGTAGGAGGAGGACGCGTCTGA
- the LOC117833199 gene encoding uncharacterized protein translates to MPCLNVSTNVNLEGVDTSAILAEASKVVADTIGKPEAYVMVVLKGSVPMAFGGTQEPAAYGELVSIGGLNPGVNKKLSAGVASILESKLSIPKSRFYLKFHDSKGSDFGWNGSTF, encoded by the exons ATGCCGTGCCTGAACGTGTCGACGAACGTCAACCTGGAGGGTGTGGACACCTCCGCCATCCTCGCCGAAGCCTCCAAGGTCGTCGCCGACACCATCGGCAAGCCAGAGGCC TACGTGATGGTTGTTCTCAAAGGTTCAGTGCCTATGGCATTTGGAGGCACCCAGGAGCCTGCAGCTTATGGTGAGCTGGTTTCCATTGGAGGGCTGAACCCTGGTGTCAACAAGAAGCTGAGTGCTGGTGTTGCTTCTATTCTGGAATCAAAGCTGTCCATTCCCAAGTCCCGCTTTTACCTCAAGTTCCATGATTCAAAG GGCTCAGACTTTGGTTGGAATGGCTCCACCTTCTAG
- the LOC117833200 gene encoding uncharacterized protein produces MPLPRGGEVDRRSGSGGGGGGGGDGDGDEEAWRRWAVLVATVWIQAVTGTNLDFSAYSSALKSSLGISQGALNYLATASDLGKALGWSSGLALLYMPLHGVLLVSAALGLAAYAVQYCCLVFLNPSSLAVRYPLVFLVCLVAGCSICWFNTVCFVLCIRSFSASNRPLALSLSISFNGLSAAFYTLFANAFSPTSPSVYLLLNAILPLAASILALPAILLCHTHDNHLQSVPRYDRRVFLSLYILAFITGIYLVVFGSLNTTRSAAAWVILTGAMVLLALPLIIPACSSCSYVDTHSIDSASHNDDPHKPLLVGNHLQNGSNAVMEKAMEQQLQGSSCGTILDKGRLVVLGEEHSAKRLIGCVDFWLYYTAYFCGATVGLVYSNNLGQIAQSLHQQSQLTMLLAVYSSFSFFGRLLSALPDFLHRKVSLARTGWLAAALVPMPMAFFLMRKQQDGSTLAVGTALIGLSSGFIFAAAVSVTSELFGPNSIGVNHNILITNIPLGSLLYGQIAALVYDANGQRMRVMDNHTGMIDTMIVCMGVKCYSTTFFVWGCITLLGLASSIVLFIRTKPVYASTASRSSCEHLHQVSRLDAEQRGNEGSDRRTEAGMDHEELHGGAYGGPDRRDLQPVVTDVFEEEAPRGPETQREDDEEAEAGSLRGALGWLRLDGVAADIISIAVPAVLALAADPITALVDTAFVGHIGSAELAAVGASASVFNLVSKLFNVPLLNVTTSFVAEQQAVDANSSSTTGQRDEFLTPQKKASQQKKVLPAVSTSLALAAGIGLLEMVALIVGSGTLMNIIGIPVDSPMRAPAEQFLTLRAYGAPPIIVALAAQGAFRGFLDTKTPLYAVGAGNLLNAILDAVLIFPLGLGVSGAALATVSSEYLTAFILLWKLNNEVDLFSWNIIGDGVIRYLKSGGLLIGRTIAVLLTLTLSTSLAAREGPVPMAGYEICLQVWLTISLLNDALALAGQALLASEYARGNYKQARMVVYRILQVGGVTGVVLAATLFVGFGSLSLLFTDDPAVLDVAQSGVWFVTISQPVNAIAFVADGLYYGVSDFAYAAYSTFFAGAVSSVFVLIAAPNFGLGGIWAGLTLFMSLRAIAGFWRLGSKGGPWEIIWSESE; encoded by the exons ATGCCGTTGCCAAGAGGAGGGGAGGTGGATCGtcggagcggcagcggcggcggcggcggcggcggcggcgatggggacgGCGATGAGGAGGCGTGGCGTCGGTGGGCGGTGCTGGTGGCGACGGTGTGGATCCAGGCGGTGACGGGGACCAACTTGGACTTCTCGGCCTACTCGTCGGCGCTCAAGTCGTCGCTGGGCATCTCGCAGGGGGCGCTCAACTACCTCGCGACGGCCTCCGACCTGGGCAAGGCCCTGGGGTGGTCGTCGGGCCTTGCGCTGCTGTACATGCCGCTCCACGGCGTGCTGCTCGTCTCCGCCGCGCTGGGGCTCGCCGCCTACGCCGTGCAGTACTGCTGCCTCGTCTTCCTCAACCCGTCCTCCCTCGCCGTCCGCTACCCTCTG GTGTTCTTGGTCTGCTTGGTAGCAGGGTGCAGCATCTGCTGGTTCAACACAGTCTGCTTTGTTCTCTGCATACGCAGCTTCTCTGCAAGCAACCGGCCCCTGGCCCTCTCCCTCTCAATAAGCTTCAATGGGCTCAGCGCCGCCTTCTACACCCTCTTTGCAAATGCCTTCTCCCCCACCTCCCCATCTGTCTACCTCCTCCTCAATGCCATCCTCCCTCTTGCCGCCTCTATTCTTGCGCTCCCGGCGATACTCCTCTGCCACACACACGACAACCACCTCCAAAGCGTGCCCAGGTATGATAGGCGCGTCTTCCTCAGCCTCTACATCCTTGCATTCATCACCGGCATATATCTCGTGGTTTTTGGATCTTTAAACACAACCAGATCCGCTGCTGCGTGGGTCATCCTCACAGGCGCCATGGTCCTCCTTGCCCTTCCTCTCATCATCCCTGCCTGCTCCAGTTGCTCATATGTGGATACGCACAGCATTGACTCTGCATCTCACAATGATGACCCACATAAGCCCCTCCTAGTCGGTAACCATCTTCAGAATGGATCCAATGCCGTCATGGAAAAAGCAATGGAGCAGCAGTTGCAGGGCAGTAGTTGCGGAACAATACTGGATAAGGGCCGCCTGGTGGTACTCGGTGAAGAACATAGTGCAAAGAGGCTCATTGGGTGTGTGGACTTCTGGCTCTACTACACAGCCTACTTCTGTGGAGCCACTGTTGGCCTGGTATACAGCAACAACTTGGGCCAGATTGCGCAGTCATTGCACCAGCAGTCACAGCTCACCATGCTACTTGCTGTCTACTCATCCTTCTCCTTCTTTGGTCGTCTTCTCTCTGCGCTCCCCGACTTCCTTCACAG GAAGGTGTCACTTGCTCGGACAGGGTGGCTTGCTGCCGCGTTGGTGCCCATGCCAATGGCCTTTTTCCTTATGCGGAAACAACAGGATGGAAGCACTCTGGCAGTAGGAACAGCACTAATTGGCCTAAGCTCAGGGTTCATCTTCGCTGCAGCAGTGTCGGTGACCTCCGAGCTCTTTGGACCAAATAGCATTGGTGTGAATCACAACATCCTAATCACCAATATCCCGCTGGGCTCACTCCTCTATGGCCAGATTGCTGCCCTGGTATACGATGCAAATGGCCAAAGGATGAGAGTAATGGATAACCACACTGGCATGATTGATACCATGATTGTTTGCATGGGGGTGAAGTGCTACTCAACCACCTTCTTCGTGTGGGGTTGCATCACATTGCTGGGGTTAGCATCAAGCATAGTTCTATTCATAAGAACAAAACCAGTTTATGCCAGCACTGCTAGTCGATCAAGTTGTGAGCACCTTCACCAAGTTTCCA GGTTGGATGCTGAGCAGAGGGGAAATGAGGGGAGCGACAGGCGTACAGAAGCCGGTATGGATCATGAAGAGCTCCATGGCGGCGCCTATGGAGGCCCCGACCGCCGCGATCTTCAG CCGGTCGTCACGGACGTCTTCGAGGAGGAGGCACCAAGGGGCCCGGAGACTCAGAGGGAGGATGACGAAGAGGCGGAGGCCGGCTCGCTGCGTGGGGCGCTGGGGTGGCTCAGGCTTGACGGGGTTGCGGCGGACATCATCAGCATCGCCGTGCCCGCcgtgctcgcgctcgccgccgacccAATCACGGCGCTCGTCGACACCGCCTTCGTGGGCCATATTG GCTCGGCTGAACTTGCGGCTGTTGGTGCATCTGCTTCCGTATTCAATCTGGTATCCAAGCTTTTCAATGTGCCATTGCTTAATGTCACCACATCTTTTGTTGCTGAGCAGCAGGCTGTCGATGCCAATAGTTCTAGTACCACAGGACAAA GAGATGAATTTTTGACGCCACAAAAGAAGGCAAGCCAACAAAAGAAGGTTCTTCCGGCGGTTTCGACATCCTTGGCTCTAGCTGCTGGCATTGGATTGTTGGAGATGGTGGCACTGATTGTTGGATCTGGGACACTGATGAACATCATTGGTATACCCGTC GATTCACCAATGCGAGCACCAGCAGAACAATTTCTTACGTTGAGGGCATATGGTGCTCCACCAATTATAGTGGCACTTGCAGCTCAGGGTGCATTTCGTGGATTCCTGGATACAAAGACACCATTGTATGCTGTGG GTGCTGGCAACCTATTAAATGCAATACTGGATGCTGTACTTATTTTCCCACTTGGTCTAGGAGTAAGCGGCGCTGCCTTGGCGACAGTGTCCTCTGA GTATTTGACTGCATTCATCCTCCTTTGGAAGCTGAATAACGAAGTAGACCTGTTTTCATGGAATATCATTGGAGATGGAGTAATTCGTTACCTGAAATCTG GTGGATTGCTAATTGGCAGAACAATTGCAGTACTCCTGACACTGACACTATCTACATCCCTGGCTGCAAGGGAAGGGCCTGTTCCAATGGCTGGCTATGAGATATGCTTGCAAGTGTGGTTAACAATTTCTCTGCTGAATGATGCTCTAGCCCTTGCTGGTCAG GCTCTACTTGCTAGCGAATATGCGAGAGGGAACTACAAGCAAGCCCGCATGGTTGTATACAGAATCCTGCAG GTTGGAGGTGTGACTGGTGTTGTGCTTGCTGCTACCTTATTTGTTGGGTTTGGATCTTTGTCCTTGCTGTTTACAGATGATCCTGCAGTTTTGGACGTTGCCCAATCTGGAGTTTGG TTTGTCACTATTTCTCAGCCGGTAAATGCTATTGCATTTGTGGCCGATGGGCTCTACTATGGTGTTTCTGACTTTGCCTATGCTGCATACTCCACG TTTTTTGCGGGGGCTGTCTCATCAGTATTCGTACTTATTGCTGCTCCTAACTTTGGTCTTGGTGGCATCTGGGCTGGTCTTACTCTATTTATGAGTTTGAGAGCAATTGCTGGTTTCTGGAG GTTAGGGAGCAAAGGTGGACCTTGGGAAATAATCTGGTCAGAGAGTGAGTAA